The Streptomyces sp. NBC_01426 genome includes a region encoding these proteins:
- a CDS encoding AMP-binding protein, whose amino-acid sequence MDHAPFQTYVEDILDALAADPGRETLLHQERRISAGELRTLVYRLARALAALGVSRGTTVTLLAGNRPETLAVRYAAHLLGCRVTHLYSKLSAKIQAAIVEDVETRVLVTDPDHQDRAAELAAYVPMETVLCFGPGHTGGIDLLSLAERESGEPLAARAEPDDIGTIRHTGGTTGRPKGICLSHSSLRALGPTQQAHGHVSTQRSPIMADAPRLLVGTTLAHLGGTLADLALRTGGSVVLLPDFDAAQVLDTIERERVTDLFLLPPLLYALTDEAWARPRDTSSLRSLVYGGCQSSPVRLAQAVEVFGPILVQFYGQNEAGGVSVLPAEAHDPAHPARMRTAGQPLPGVEVIVRNEDGNMLPPGALGEICVRTGTMMQGYWKQPELTAEVLRGGWLHTGDLGFLDKEGYLTIVDRLKDMIVVVGGHVYTADLEDALNAHPDVRASAALGVRDGDRTEQVCAAVVPSDPAHANPDRLADWVEARLGSMYRPHHIVFTDAIPLTDAGKPDKKQLRHHLA is encoded by the coding sequence ATGGACCATGCACCGTTCCAGACATATGTCGAAGACATCCTCGACGCGTTGGCCGCCGACCCGGGCCGCGAGACGTTGCTGCACCAGGAACGGCGTATCAGCGCGGGGGAGCTGCGCACTCTGGTTTACCGCCTCGCCCGGGCCCTCGCGGCGCTCGGTGTCTCCCGCGGCACGACGGTCACCCTGCTGGCCGGCAACCGGCCCGAAACACTCGCTGTCCGTTACGCCGCCCACCTGCTCGGCTGCCGGGTCACCCACCTCTACAGCAAGCTCTCCGCCAAGATACAGGCCGCCATCGTGGAGGACGTCGAGACCCGCGTCCTGGTCACCGACCCCGACCACCAGGACCGCGCCGCCGAACTCGCCGCGTACGTTCCGATGGAGACTGTGCTCTGCTTCGGCCCCGGGCACACCGGCGGCATCGACCTGCTCTCCCTGGCCGAACGGGAGTCCGGCGAGCCCTTGGCTGCACGGGCGGAGCCCGACGACATCGGCACCATCCGCCACACCGGTGGCACCACCGGCCGCCCCAAGGGCATCTGTCTCAGTCATTCCTCGCTGCGTGCCCTCGGCCCCACCCAGCAAGCGCACGGGCACGTGTCGACACAACGATCCCCGATCATGGCGGACGCTCCCCGGCTGCTGGTCGGGACCACCCTCGCCCACCTCGGCGGCACCCTAGCCGACCTGGCGCTGCGCACCGGCGGAAGCGTCGTACTCCTGCCGGACTTCGATGCCGCGCAGGTCCTCGACACAATCGAACGCGAGCGTGTCACCGACCTTTTTCTGCTGCCTCCCCTGCTTTACGCGCTCACCGACGAGGCTTGGGCCCGCCCGCGCGACACCTCCAGCCTGCGCTCCCTCGTCTACGGCGGCTGCCAGTCCTCGCCGGTGCGCTTGGCCCAGGCAGTGGAAGTCTTCGGTCCCATCCTGGTCCAGTTCTACGGGCAGAACGAGGCAGGCGGCGTCAGCGTCCTGCCCGCCGAAGCACACGACCCGGCCCACCCGGCTCGGATGCGTACCGCTGGCCAGCCCCTGCCCGGCGTCGAAGTGATCGTACGGAACGAGGATGGCAATATGCTGCCGCCCGGTGCGCTCGGCGAGATCTGCGTGCGCACCGGCACGATGATGCAGGGCTACTGGAAGCAACCCGAGTTGACCGCCGAGGTGTTGAGGGGCGGCTGGCTCCATACCGGCGACCTCGGCTTCCTCGACAAGGAGGGCTACCTCACGATCGTCGACCGGCTCAAAGACATGATCGTGGTGGTCGGCGGCCACGTGTACACCGCCGACCTGGAGGATGCGCTCAACGCCCACCCCGACGTGCGCGCCAGCGCGGCCCTTGGCGTACGCGACGGTGACCGCACGGAGCAGGTCTGCGCGGCCGTCGTCCCGTCCGACCCTGCCCACGCGAACCCCGACCGCCTGGCCGACTGGGTCGAGGCCCGCCTCGGCAGCATGTATCGCCCCCACCACATCGTGTTCACCGACGCCATCCCCCTGACCGACGCCGGAAAGCCCGACAAGAAGCAGCTCCGCCACCACCTCGCCTGA
- a CDS encoding transposase, producing MSKKSKRYTAEFRRDAVALVHSSDKTVTEVAREIGVSPEGLRNWVNQDKTDRGQGPVGALTTAEREELACLRRKVREMEQAIEVLGKATAFFANRKTK from the coding sequence GTGAGCAAGAAGAGCAAGCGGTACACGGCCGAGTTCAGACGCGACGCGGTGGCCCTGGTGCACTCGTCGGACAAGACAGTCACCGAGGTTGCCCGGGAGATCGGTGTGAGCCCCGAGGGGCTGCGGAACTGGGTCAACCAGGACAAGACCGACCGCGGTCAGGGACCGGTGGGCGCGCTGACCACGGCCGAGCGCGAGGAGCTGGCGTGCCTGCGCCGCAAGGTCCGCGAGATGGAGCAGGCCATCGAGGTACTGGGAAAAGCGACCGCCTTCTTCGCGAACCGCAAGACGAAGTAG
- a CDS encoding IS110 family transposase, whose protein sequence is MQSIEQPRSGHVVIGVDTHKHVHVAAVMDTIGGILATLTIPTDTGGFQQLQDWAASFGRVLAFGIEGTGSYGATLTSFLRRSGHKVVEAGRPDRRLRRMNGKSDTLDAENAARAVLAGFATATPKSADGEAEMIRRLKVAHDQAVEQRAAAMVTMKAMLVHAPDTLRRETAGKTQISLARQLAALRPRRLEGPEDALRHTLRTLAKRWQYLDAEAKELTKMIGDLVQRTAPQLLEPFGIGVDTAAEILVVAGDNPERIKSEAALAKLAGIAPVPTGSGMTSGRHRINHGGHRQLNAAIYRTVIVRMQYHQPTIAYVARRTTEGKTKREIIRCLKRYVIREVYHLLRPAPQTPHTAS, encoded by the coding sequence GTGCAGAGTATCGAGCAGCCCAGGTCCGGGCATGTCGTGATCGGCGTCGACACGCACAAGCACGTCCACGTTGCGGCGGTGATGGACACGATCGGTGGGATCCTGGCCACCTTGACCATTCCCACCGACACCGGCGGTTTCCAGCAATTACAGGACTGGGCGGCCTCGTTCGGCCGAGTCCTTGCGTTCGGGATCGAGGGCACCGGCTCCTACGGCGCCACACTGACATCGTTTCTGCGCAGGAGTGGCCACAAGGTGGTTGAGGCCGGCCGCCCGGACCGGCGGCTGCGGCGCATGAATGGCAAGTCCGACACCCTGGACGCCGAGAACGCCGCCCGCGCCGTCCTCGCCGGGTTCGCAACCGCCACACCGAAGAGCGCCGACGGCGAAGCGGAGATGATCCGCCGGCTCAAGGTCGCGCACGACCAGGCTGTTGAACAGCGCGCCGCGGCCATGGTCACGATGAAGGCGATGCTGGTCCACGCCCCCGACACCCTGCGCCGGGAGACCGCGGGAAAGACACAGATCAGCCTGGCACGGCAGCTGGCAGCCCTGCGTCCTCGCCGCCTGGAAGGACCCGAGGACGCACTGCGTCACACACTGCGGACGCTCGCCAAGCGGTGGCAGTACCTCGACGCCGAGGCCAAGGAACTGACGAAGATGATCGGCGACCTGGTCCAACGGACCGCCCCACAGCTGCTCGAGCCGTTCGGCATCGGGGTGGACACCGCCGCGGAGATCCTCGTCGTCGCCGGCGACAACCCCGAGCGGATCAAGTCCGAGGCCGCTCTCGCCAAACTCGCGGGCATCGCGCCCGTTCCCACCGGCTCCGGCATGACCAGCGGCAGGCACAGGATCAACCACGGCGGCCACCGACAGCTGAACGCCGCGATCTACCGAACCGTCATCGTCCGGATGCAATACCACCAGCCCACGATCGCCTACGTCGCCCGCCGCACCACCGAAGGCAAGACCAAACGCGAGATCATCCGCTGCCTCAAACGCTACGTCATCCGCGAGGTCTACCACCTGCTCCGACCCGCCCCACAGACACCCCATACGGCCAGTTGA
- a CDS encoding integrase core domain-containing protein, whose translation MHRKLFSTFRQARLEIFQWLTYYNARRRHSALNYLSRWSSNSSTTRQLNSHSQHEPLSPRSGGHLTVPLVHDRYRWHGACRSNGQARRAVRRMVTALVAGAPADPTCRPLAPRCPPTERSGAPVRL comes from the coding sequence ATGCACCGGAAGCTGTTCTCGACGTTCCGCCAGGCGAGGCTGGAGATCTTCCAGTGGCTCACCTACTACAACGCCCGCCGACGCCACAGCGCGCTGAACTACCTCTCCCGATGGAGTTCGAACAGCAGCACCACAAGACAGCTAAACTCTCACTCGCAGCATGAACCCCTGTCTCCACGCTCCGGGGGTCACCTCACCGTCCCCCTTGTCCACGATAGGTACCGCTGGCACGGTGCGTGCCGGTCGAACGGCCAGGCGCGACGAGCCGTTCGGAGGATGGTCACGGCCCTCGTGGCGGGCGCTCCCGCCGACCCCACTTGTCGACCTTTGGCACCCAGGTGTCCCCCAACGGAACGCTCCGGCGCCCCGGTCCGCCTCTAG
- a CDS encoding alpha/beta hydrolase gives MSVALGDIETATHVCVLVPGMGSSPTDFDGLVRRARSVHDECRSVSPTTRVAVIVWQGHKAPRDLRKGKGEVSDDKPAKGGSKLLNIDPAHWRALWHGSDARKRRPCGRGSQSTTTRSSCTSCPRTHPS, from the coding sequence ATGTCCGTCGCGCTCGGCGACATCGAGACCGCCACGCACGTCTGCGTCCTGGTCCCCGGCATGGGCAGCTCGCCGACCGACTTCGACGGACTCGTCCGCCGTGCGCGCAGCGTCCACGACGAGTGCCGAAGCGTCTCCCCCACGACGCGGGTCGCCGTCATCGTCTGGCAGGGCCACAAGGCCCCGCGCGACCTCCGTAAGGGCAAGGGCGAGGTCAGCGACGACAAGCCCGCCAAGGGGGGCTCCAAGCTCCTCAACATCGACCCTGCGCACTGGCGCGCACTGTGGCACGGCAGCGACGCCCGCAAGAGAAGGCCGTGCGGGCGTGGCTCGCAGAGCACGACGACGAGATCGAGCTGCACTTCCTGCCCTCGTACTCACCCGAGCTGA
- a CDS encoding IS630 family transposase (programmed frameshift), protein MRYAQAGGCTPEEQAARERLRLEAAEWFARGETTVKIARELRVSDRSVLRWRRVWESGGVEALRSRGPVSVERLSAGQWARLEAELARGPLVHGFEDDQRWTLKRIKLLIGRMFHVGYTVQGVWKLLRRHGWSCQVPVRRAVERDEASIEVWKAGVAGGKRAAADLGAHICFEDEAGQALSPPRGRTWAPRGRRPTVRVRGRGRGRVNIAGVSCYRPGHRTHFFYKLHVYHGRKNEPKSFSWQDYRDLITATHQQLGTPIVWCWDNLSVHLRQELADYAEENKDWLRIYQLPSYAPDLNPTEGVWSLLKRSITNFVAADLAGLNRIIKRKLKKIQYRPELIDGCLAQTGLTMEPTMITQTDTTSST, encoded by the exons ATGAGGTATGCGCAGGCGGGCGGGTGTACGCCCGAGGAGCAGGCGGCGCGTGAGCGGTTGAGGCTGGAGGCGGCCGAGTGGTTCGCACGTGGGGAGACCACGGTCAAGATCGCCCGGGAGCTGAGGGTGTCCGATCGCTCGGTGTTGCGGTGGCGGCGGGTGTGGGAGTCGGGCGGGGTGGAGGCCCTGCGCTCCAGGGGGCCGGTGTCGGTGGAGAGGCTGTCCGCGGGGCAGTGGGCCAGGCTGGAGGCGGAGCTGGCGCGGGGTCCGCTGGTGCATGGTTTCGAGGACGACCAGCGGTGGACGCTGAAGCGGATCAAGCTGCTGATCGGCCGGATGTTCCATGTCGGCTATACGGTGCAGGGGGTGTGGAAGCTGCTGCGCCGGCACGGCTGGAGCTGCCAGGTCCCGGTGCGTCGGGCCGTCGAGCGGGACGAGGCCTCCATCGAGGTGTGGAAA GCAGGTGTGGCCGGAGGTAAAAGAGCGGCGGCGGACCTGGGTGCCCACATCTGCTTCGAAGACGAGGCAGGACAGGCCCTGAGCCCGCCGCGGGGACGCACCTGGGCACCACGCGGCCGACGCCCCACGGTGCGGGTGCGGGGCCGGGGCCGCGGACGCGTGAACATCGCCGGCGTCAGCTGCTACCGGCCCGGCCACCGCACCCACTTCTTCTACAAGCTGCACGTCTACCACGGCCGTAAGAATGAGCCCAAGAGCTTCTCCTGGCAGGACTACCGCGACCTCATCACGGCCACCCACCAGCAGCTCGGCACCCCGATCGTGTGGTGCTGGGACAACCTGTCCGTCCACCTGCGCCAGGAGCTGGCGGACTACGCCGAAGAGAACAAGGACTGGCTGCGGATCTACCAGCTCCCCAGCTATGCGCCCGACCTCAACCCCACCGAAGGCGTCTGGTCCCTGCTCAAACGGTCGATCACCAACTTCGTCGCCGCCGACCTCGCCGGTCTCAACCGCATCATCAAGCGCAAGCTCAAGAAGATCCAGTACCGGCCCGAGCTGATCGACGGCTGCCTCGCCCAGACCGGGCTGACCATGGAGCCCACCATGATCACCCAAACCGACACTACGAGTTCAACCTGA
- a CDS encoding ISAs1 family transposase produces the protein MTGDGRTVTQLRVPDKTNEITCFSALLKPYDLTGVTVTADALHTQRDHARYLVEEKNAHYLLVVKANQPGLHRGLRALPWKEVTARRYDREVSHGRKETRVTRVLTITGLGLDFPHAVQAMRVLRHRTNLKSGKCSRQTIYAITDLTSQQASPQRLSRLARSQWTIENRLHFVRDTTFGEDASKIRTGHGPENMAALRNLAINTLRQHGHRNIAAGLRHASYDPFNRPLDLLNIP, from the coding sequence ATGACCGGCGACGGCCGCACCGTCACCCAGCTGCGAGTTCCCGACAAGACCAACGAAATCACGTGCTTTTCCGCCCTGCTGAAGCCCTACGACCTGACCGGCGTCACCGTCACGGCCGACGCCCTCCACACGCAGCGCGACCACGCGCGTTACCTGGTGGAAGAGAAGAACGCGCACTACCTGCTGGTGGTCAAGGCCAACCAGCCAGGACTGCACCGAGGGCTCCGCGCGCTGCCATGGAAGGAGGTCACCGCCCGCCGCTACGACCGCGAGGTGAGCCATGGCCGCAAGGAGACCCGTGTGACCAGGGTCCTCACCATCACCGGCCTCGGTCTGGACTTCCCTCACGCCGTCCAGGCCATGCGAGTCCTGCGCCACCGCACCAACCTCAAGAGCGGAAAGTGCAGCCGCCAGACCATCTACGCGATCACGGACCTGACCTCACAGCAAGCCTCGCCCCAGCGGCTCAGCCGGCTCGCCAGGTCACAGTGGACCATCGAGAACCGGCTCCACTTCGTCCGCGACACCACCTTCGGAGAGGATGCCTCCAAGATCCGCACCGGCCACGGGCCCGAGAATATGGCCGCCTTGCGCAACCTGGCGATCAACACCCTCCGGCAGCACGGGCACCGCAACATCGCCGCCGGCCTCCGCCACGCCTCCTACGACCCGTTCAACCGGCCGCTGGACCTGCTGAACATCCCCTGA
- a CDS encoding transposase family protein yields MAVLLVAASAVIAGARSYAAIGQWSASAPQHTLARLGARLTGVLGVRVAPSGATIRRVIGLVCPGGLADLTGACPGGADSVAVDGKAARSSRHGQTPPPTFWPR; encoded by the coding sequence GTGGCGGTGCTGCTGGTTGCCGCCTCGGCTGTGATCGCCGGCGCTCGCTCGTATGCGGCGATCGGCCAGTGGTCCGCGAGTGCTCCGCAGCACACGCTGGCCCGGCTCGGTGCCCGCCTGACGGGCGTGCTCGGGGTGCGTGTCGCGCCGAGCGGCGCCACGATCCGGCGGGTCATCGGCCTGGTCTGCCCGGGCGGCCTGGCCGACCTGACCGGTGCCTGTCCCGGCGGCGCGGACTCGGTGGCCGTGGACGGCAAGGCCGCCCGCAGCTCCCGGCACGGCCAGACCCCGCCGCCCACCTTCTGGCCGCGATGA
- a CDS encoding transposase: MESMAKKKVRPRRSFTAEFKAEIVGLCRRGDRSVGQVAKDFDLTETAVRSWVRQAEVDAGDRDGLTSSEREELAVLRRENRRLREDVEVLKRATAFFATETR; the protein is encoded by the coding sequence ATGGAGAGCATGGCGAAGAAGAAGGTGCGTCCTCGACGCTCGTTCACGGCGGAGTTCAAGGCCGAGATCGTCGGTCTGTGCCGGCGTGGTGACCGCTCGGTGGGTCAGGTGGCCAAGGACTTCGACCTGACCGAGACCGCGGTGCGGAGCTGGGTGCGTCAGGCCGAGGTCGATGCGGGCGATCGGGACGGTCTGACCAGCAGCGAGCGCGAGGAGTTGGCGGTTCTGCGGCGGGAGAATCGCAGGCTGCGGGAGGACGTGGAGGTCCTCAAGCGTGCGACGGCTTTCTTCGCGACGGAGACCCGGTGA
- a CDS encoding IS3 family transposase — protein sequence MNVYPFIEAEKTAGHSVKKACELFEVSRTAYYARRTGVPGPRTARDAELTERITTVHQQSRGTYGSPRIHAVLKREGAGCGRRRVARLMRQAGLAGRHRRRRHRTTIPDPQAATRPDLVLRDFRPDPTAVDTRWCGDITYIATDEGWLYLATVIDIASRRVVGWATADHLRTELVADALTAACHTRRPTGPVIFHSDRGCQYTSRELATLAGGLGTMLSVGRTGQCWDNALAESFFSTLKNELGDSRPWPSRAAAHTAIFEWIESWYNLHRLHGSLGYRSPAEYETALAA from the coding sequence GTGAACGTGTACCCGTTCATCGAGGCGGAGAAAACTGCAGGTCACAGCGTCAAGAAGGCGTGTGAACTGTTCGAGGTCTCCCGAACCGCCTACTATGCCCGCCGTACTGGTGTCCCTGGTCCCCGCACGGCGCGAGACGCTGAGTTGACCGAGCGGATCACCACCGTGCACCAGCAGTCCCGCGGGACCTACGGTTCCCCGCGCATTCACGCCGTCCTCAAGCGCGAGGGCGCCGGCTGCGGCCGCAGGCGAGTGGCCCGCCTGATGCGGCAAGCCGGACTCGCCGGCCGTCACCGTCGTCGACGGCACCGCACCACCATCCCCGACCCCCAGGCCGCCACGCGTCCTGACCTGGTCCTCCGCGACTTTCGTCCCGACCCGACAGCGGTCGACACCCGCTGGTGCGGTGACATCACCTACATCGCCACCGACGAGGGCTGGCTCTACCTGGCCACCGTCATCGACATCGCCTCCCGCCGTGTCGTCGGCTGGGCCACGGCCGACCACCTGCGCACCGAACTCGTCGCCGACGCCCTCACGGCCGCCTGCCACACCCGCCGCCCGACCGGCCCGGTGATCTTCCATTCCGATCGCGGCTGCCAATACACCAGCCGTGAACTCGCCACTTTGGCAGGTGGGTTGGGGACAATGCTGTCGGTCGGACGCACCGGTCAGTGCTGGGACAACGCACTCGCCGAATCGTTCTTCTCCACCCTGAAGAACGAGCTCGGCGACAGCCGGCCCTGGCCCAGCCGGGCCGCCGCCCACACCGCGATATTCGAGTGGATCGAGAGTTGGTACAACTTGCACCGGCTCCACGGCAGCCTCGGCTACCGCAGCCCCGCCGAATACGAGACCGCCCTCGCGGCCTGA
- a CDS encoding transposase family protein, with protein sequence MLIVTREGGRRCKLPPSSRTPAALVYLRKNDTLHQIAAGFGISVGTVHAYVHSVVTLLAGRAPGLTAVLRTAAARYVLLDGTLAECDRVGDSRADYSGKHRRHGVNLQVITAPDGTLVWISPALAGRVHDLTAARRHRIITTCVRLGIPVLADKAYQGAGDIVAVPHRRKPGKDLTTGHRAVNRAHSRLRWPVERAIARIKTWRILRKARTSPNKLTSIAKTILTLETHR encoded by the coding sequence ATGCTGATCGTCACCCGGGAGGGTGGCCGCAGGTGCAAGCTGCCGCCCTCGAGCCGGACCCCGGCCGCACTGGTGTACCTGCGCAAGAACGACACCCTTCACCAGATCGCCGCCGGTTTCGGGATCAGCGTGGGCACCGTCCACGCCTACGTCCACTCCGTCGTCACACTCCTGGCCGGCCGGGCACCGGGCCTGACCGCGGTCCTGAGAACCGCGGCCGCCCGGTACGTCCTGCTCGACGGGACTCTCGCCGAATGCGACCGGGTCGGCGACAGCCGCGCCGACTACTCCGGCAAGCACCGCCGTCACGGCGTGAACCTGCAGGTCATCACAGCCCCGGACGGAACCCTGGTCTGGATCTCACCGGCGCTGGCCGGCCGCGTCCACGATCTCACCGCGGCACGCCGGCACCGGATCATCACGACCTGCGTCCGCCTCGGCATCCCTGTCCTCGCGGACAAGGCCTACCAGGGAGCCGGCGACATCGTCGCCGTTCCCCACCGCCGCAAGCCCGGGAAAGACCTCACCACCGGACATAGAGCCGTCAACCGGGCACACTCCCGCCTCCGCTGGCCCGTCGAGAGAGCCATCGCCCGGATCAAGACCTGGCGCATCCTCCGGAAAGCCCGAACCAGCCCAAACAAACTCACGTCAATCGCCAAAACCATCCTCACCCTGGAGACTCACCGCTGA
- a CDS encoding transposase family protein, with protein sequence MGWSVTTGLDADYLDVLVARVYAELQAVPDGPSPERLRALGLHKSVVLVLFLLRKNPVQEAAAELFGISQATVSRRWNTLLSVVGKVLTRHVPDPAEASAGRVVLVDGTLVTTCDWKSECTAMFSGKHRDTGFNLQIAATLARDLLAVSLPLPGSRHDAFAWRQSRFPQVFADRDKLEDLGYIGTEVRTGRHKPPGRSHCAGDKEANQSVSTLRADVERAIAHLKDWKILATRYRGPPPDSPPSPRPSPPSPSSERAGDPRK encoded by the coding sequence TTGGGCTGGAGCGTTACGACAGGGCTGGACGCGGATTACCTGGATGTGCTGGTGGCCCGTGTCTATGCCGAACTGCAGGCCGTGCCGGACGGCCCGTCTCCTGAGCGGCTGCGGGCGCTGGGCTTGCACAAGTCGGTAGTGCTGGTGCTGTTCCTGCTGAGGAAGAACCCTGTCCAGGAAGCGGCGGCCGAGCTCTTCGGGATCTCCCAGGCGACCGTCTCACGCCGCTGGAACACGCTGCTTTCCGTGGTGGGAAAGGTGCTGACCAGGCATGTTCCCGACCCGGCCGAGGCCTCCGCCGGGCGGGTCGTGCTCGTCGACGGCACGCTGGTGACCACATGTGACTGGAAGAGCGAGTGCACCGCGATGTTTTCGGGCAAGCACCGCGACACCGGCTTCAACCTCCAGATCGCCGCGACCCTGGCCCGGGACCTGCTCGCCGTCTCGCTCCCGCTGCCGGGCAGCCGGCATGACGCCTTCGCCTGGCGTCAGTCCCGCTTTCCCCAAGTGTTCGCCGACCGCGACAAGCTCGAAGACCTCGGCTACATCGGCACCGAGGTACGTACCGGGCGGCACAAACCGCCTGGCAGGAGCCATTGCGCAGGCGACAAGGAGGCCAACCAGTCAGTCAGCACCCTCCGTGCCGACGTCGAACGCGCCATCGCCCACCTGAAGGACTGGAAGATCCTCGCCACCCGCTACCGCGGCCCCCCACCCGATTCCCCACCGTCGCCACGACCGTCACCGCCCTCACCTTCTTCAGAAAGGGCTGGTGACCCCCGTAAATAG
- a CDS encoding sterol carrier protein domain-containing protein, whose product MCARTYDAPDLSLDASALDSAYLGGTSLTELAAAGRVREHAPGALAAATTAFTSPAAPWLPHGFCRSPLPRL is encoded by the coding sequence GTGTGCGCTCGTACCTACGACGCCCCCGACCTCTCCCTGGACGCCAGCGCCCTCGACTCGGCCTACCTGGGCGGCACCAGCCTGACCGAACTGGCCGCCGCGGGCCGGGTTCGTGAGCACGCCCCGGGCGCGCTCGCCGCCGCCACGACGGCCTTCACCTCACCCGCCGCGCCCTGGCTCCCGCACGGCTTCTGCCGCTCCCCGCTGCCCCGGCTCTGA
- a CDS encoding transposase — translation MAAPRKYPDELRERATRLAVGARKDRVGRAGALKRIADQLDVHPEALRGWVKRAEVDEGLAPGTTSAEAVRIAELEREVKELRRANAILRSASAFFAAELDRPLR, via the coding sequence GTGGCTGCTCCCCGTAAGTACCCCGATGAACTGCGTGAACGCGCGACGCGTCTGGCGGTCGGGGCCCGCAAGGACCGGGTCGGTCGGGCCGGAGCGCTCAAGCGCATCGCCGACCAGCTGGACGTGCACCCCGAGGCTTTGCGGGGGTGGGTGAAACGGGCCGAAGTCGACGAGGGCCTCGCGCCCGGGACCACCAGCGCCGAGGCCGTCCGGATCGCGGAGCTGGAGCGGGAGGTGAAGGAACTGCGGCGGGCGAACGCGATATTGAGGTCTGCCTCGGCTTTCTTCGCCGCGGAGCTGGACCGTCCACTGCGATGA
- a CDS encoding response regulator transcription factor produces MQQENRRTVLIADPEPVFRAELRRVLEEELGRYDVVAEAGIPAEVTRLLRSTEPELVLMDLALARSLGLRVDRLGGLLPRPPKVVLLTGGGGHEGLDEALDAGARGFVTRDLDAGLLGAVLCHVLADGCAIAPEVFGGLMDRPSGCQAQFARSHHRVRLLNDSERQVLRLLGHGFENAQIAEELHLSRASVKTYVSRLLGKLHLDNRTQAALVANETGLAGRASP; encoded by the coding sequence ATGCAGCAGGAGAACCGGCGCACCGTTCTCATCGCGGACCCCGAACCCGTCTTCCGTGCCGAGCTGCGCCGCGTCCTGGAAGAGGAGCTGGGCCGCTACGACGTGGTCGCCGAAGCCGGCATCCCGGCCGAGGTGACGCGGCTGCTGCGCAGCACGGAACCCGAACTCGTGCTCATGGACCTCGCCCTGGCTCGCTCCCTTGGGCTGCGCGTGGACCGGCTCGGCGGTCTCCTGCCGCGCCCGCCCAAGGTCGTCCTGCTCACCGGGGGCGGCGGTCACGAGGGGCTCGACGAGGCGCTCGACGCGGGCGCCCGCGGCTTCGTCACGCGCGACCTGGACGCCGGGCTGCTGGGCGCGGTGCTGTGCCACGTCCTGGCCGACGGCTGCGCCATCGCCCCCGAGGTGTTCGGCGGACTCATGGATCGGCCGTCCGGCTGTCAGGCGCAGTTCGCCCGCTCCCACCACCGGGTCCGGCTGCTCAACGACAGCGAACGGCAGGTGCTGCGGCTGCTGGGGCACGGATTCGAGAACGCGCAGATCGCAGAGGAACTCCACCTGTCCCGGGCCAGCGTGAAGACGTACGTCTCCCGGCTGCTCGGCAAACTGCACCTGGACAACCGGACGCAGGCCGCCCTGGTCGCGAACGAAACCGGGTTGGCGGGGCGCGCGAGCCCGTGA